The genomic interval TGCCCTTCAAAGGTGTGCTGGATCTCCGCATGATAACCGGCCATCGAAAACGCAAAGCTGGTGAGGATAAAGCCGATCAGCATCACCAACAGGAGAAGGGTTCCCTCCAATACGGCAGCACCGGTGGTTCCCCGTTCGTGACCGACAGCACCGATCAGATAAATCAAACCGGCCACGAATCCGACGATGAACGCTCCTTCCCCCAGTGCGGTGGTGGTGACGTGGATGAACAGCCAATAACTTTGCAACGCCGGGATCAACGGCTCCACTTCCCGCGGAAACACGGAAGCGTATGCCAACATGATCACCGCGATCGGCATGGCAAACGCCCCGAGCACAACCGTCCGATACATGTAGAAAATGACAATGAACGCAAGCACGATCGTAAACGAGAGGAACGATGCGAATTCAAACATGTTGCTGGTGGGAAAATGGCCGCCGATGATGATCCGCGTGATGATGAACATCACTTGAAACAACACGCCCACAATGGTGAGCATGATGCCCAACCGGGACCATCGCCTTACGTGAACCTCTTCACCCGTACTCCACTTTTTCCCCACGATGGCGATGACAAACACGACCGAAGCCAACACGTACAAAAAAAACGTACACAACAGCAGATTTTCCATTACTTTTTCCCAAACCATTTTTCATCACTCCTGCCCAAGCTGGGTCAAAGACAACTTCAGGCCTGCCCGTTCAGCGATCTGTTCCACCTCGCGTTTCAGTCCGAACCAGTTTTTATTGGTATGAGCGCCCAAATACAGTCTGCCCTCGTGCCAACGCAGCCAGACCCGTCGATGTTGCCAGTAAAAGCCCATCACCAGACCGATCATACAGACCGCCGCGCCGAAAAAGATGACAGGCAAGCTTTTGTCCACGCGTACCATCAGCCCGGACTGGTCAACCACCTGCAACCCGGTCATATTGATGTCATACCGATTGTTTCGATTGATATCGTCCAGGTTGGTCTGCGCAATCATCCAGGACTTCTCACCCTGCTTCAATTCCGGCGTGATCACCTCAAAAACGAAAGCCGGACGGTTGGGAAACTCCGATTTGGTCGCCGGTCGATCCCCTTCCATCGTAAAGTCGGGGAAATAGTTCAAAATCCGCACGGTTCCCCCGTTTTGAAGCGGATAGGACTCTTTGGGGTGATACAGATTGACGGTAAACGTACCGACGCTTTTTTTCGTCTTCTTATCCGTCACCGTCATCTGCAGCGATACGGGCTGGTTGGGCTGAAATCCCGACTGGAACAGCATCAAACCCTTGTATTCCATCGGATGATTTACCATGATCATCTTGCGTGATACCGGTTCCAATCGCCCGGTCTGCGGATCTTGCCGCATCAGCGTGATATCTGATTTGTACTGTTTCACGGTCGGTTGGGCATTCTCCTTTTTGCCCGGCAGTTCTTTCGGATCGTAGAACTCCACTTCCGCCTTATTATTCTTCACATAATAGGGCATCTCCGGCACCTTGGCCATTTCGCCCTCACGCACCCATACAAACTGGTCCAGGTACCAACCGGGTACCAAGCGCAACAATGCACCAAACAAAAAGAGAATCAGCCCGATATGATTGATATAGGGGCCCCAACGGCTGATCCGTCCTTTCTCGGCCAGCAGGGCATGTCCTTCCCGGCGCACGTGAAAGCGCCGGTTTTGCAATTGGCTCGCCAACCGGTCGAGCAATGCATCCCGTTCTTCTTCAGGTACTTCCAGCGTATGACTCACTTTTTGGCGGGAAATAAACGAGAGGTCCTTGGTCACTTGCTGGTTTTTCAACGCTTTGTACAGCGGGATCACGCGATCCAGGCTGCATACGACCAATGAGATGCCGATCATGGCCAGCAAGGTGACATACCACCATGAATCATACATGCTGGACAGACCCAGCTTGTAGAACCACTCACCCCAAATTCCGTACTGCTCCACGTAATATTGAGCAGGATCGGGTGACGGCACATAACGCTCCTGCGGCAAAATCGTACCGATCGCCGAAGCGATCAGCGTGATGAGGATCAGCACGATCGCCACTTTTACCGAAGAAAAAAAGTTCCACACCCGGTCAAACCACGTCGTTTGATAGGTTTGGGACCGGCGGGCCTTCCCCTCATATCTCATCTCCAACGGACGCTTCTCATCGTTGTCCTCTTCCAGCGGCTTTCCGCAGTACTCGCACAGTATGGTACCGACGGGGTTATTGTGTCCGCATCTGCATTTGGTGTTTTCCATCTGATCGACCCCCGTTACGGCATTGAATCCCTTCCTATATTATAATCGTGACCATTTTTTGCACCCTTTGGCCAATTTGAAGATTGTTTGAAAGATCTAGAGATCCAACAAACGCTTGAGCCGCTCCAGTTCACGGGGCTTCAGCTCACGATAGGTTCCCGGTTTCATCGATCCCAGTGTCAGAAAGGCGATCCGCGTCCGGATCAGATGAACCACCGGGTGCCCGATCGCCTCGCACATACGGCGGACCTGACGGTTGCGCCCTTCATGGATGACGATCTCCAACACAGTGGTGTTGCGACGTTCCTTCACCCGACGCACTTGGGCCGGAGCGGTCCACCCGTCCTCCAGCCGAATCCCGCGGCGCAATTGATCCAACTGTTCCTCCGACGGATGACCTTTTACCGTGGCCAAGTAACATTTATCCGCCTCGTATTTGGGATGCGTCAGCCGGTTGGCCAGCTCCCCGTCATTCGTCATCAGCAACAATCCCTCGGTATCATAATCCAATCGTCCCACCGGGTACACCCGCTCATCGATCTCACGGAAATAATCGGCCACCGTTGGGCGTCCCTGCGGATCGGACATGCTGGTGATCACACGAAGCGGTTTGTAGAACAAAAAGGTCCGCTTCCGTTCCGTCATGATCGGTTTGCCGTCCACTTCGATCCGATCCAGCGCCGGATCCACCTTTCTCCCCAGCTCCGTGACCGTTTCCCCATTGACACGAACCCGTCCGTCCAAAATCATGTTTTCGCATTTCCGACGCGAGGCCACCCCCGCATGCGCCAAAACCTTTTGCAATCGCTCCATCATTTCACCTCAATAGTCATCTTATCCATCCGGAACGGGATTCACAAGGCAGGCGAAAATGTGTCACCAAAAAGACCAAAAAAAAAAGACGCCGTCAAGGCGAGATCAGACAGCTTCTATATGAAACAGCGGAAACCGTTCAGCGCTTTTTCCCTATTCCTCAAAATCGGTGCTCGCAACCTTTCCTGAGCAGAATGAAAATGGCCGTCTAAGGTAAATGGATCGTTTTGATGTGCTGTAAATTCCAATACACCGTTTCCCTTTCCGCTGTGACAAGAGCCAGCCTGTTATTTCCGACCTTCTGCACAAGTCCGATTTTTTCACTGTTGTCCCCACCATCGATGACCACAATATGATTCTCCAATTTTTTGCATTGCTCTTCAAAGGTCCTGGCCAATGGAATGGAAGTGGGGTTGACGGGAAGGTGCTGATGGCTCAGTGAATAAGGCGTTGTCTCTTGATTATTGTAGGGAATCAGCCATTTGACATGGTGCATGGAAATAAACAATGTTTTGTACGCGGGAGAATAAAAGACAAAGTAGTCATTCATGATGCTGGTCAAATATCCATGAATCGATTTGTTCCCCGTCACGTATATTTGAACAAATTGTCCTTTGGCGTTTGTTAATATTTTACGAAATGAAATGGATTCACTGGCAAGCGGTATTTCCGGTTGAGAGACAAACGGGAGTGTTTCATCCATTGTGGCTTCCTTCAACCGCTGAATATGAACAATCGGAATATAGAAGAATTGTTGGGTTTTGTTATTGTATACAACAATGATATCCAACCCGATATCAAGCAGGGTGCCTTTGCAGAAATTTTTCCCTGATATCTCGATATCTATATATTTTCCAATAAGATGCTGATAATCACTCATTTGAATTCTCCTTTCTTCCCGCATGAGACTAAAACAGCCAAGAAACCCAGTAATACAAGACAACCAACGTAACCAGCGTTGCAGGTGGAACGACCAAAAGCGTAATTTTTACATACTGCCCCCACGTAATCTTGACTTTTCCGCGTTTTACGATATGCATCCACATCAACGTCGCCAGCGTACCTATGGGAAGAAGTAACGATCCCATATCGCTTCCGATGACATTGGCGAGATAGGAGATTTTTAGGGTGAGCGGGTCGAGATGCATATTGGTTAACGTGAGTGTTCCAACCATCAGTGCAGGATGATTATTAAATATATTGGACAGAAGAGACAGAAGCACCCCCATCATCACACTCGCATGCAGCAGGCTTCCGGAAACCATGGGTTGCATGAAATGAATGAGCCACTTCGTTAACCCTATGTTATGCAAGCCGTAAATGATGACGTACATACTGAAGGCGAAAATGAAGATATACCAAGGCGTTTTTTTCAGCATATCGGTCGGGGATATCTTGAAGTAAATCCATCTCCATCCCAACAAGATGAGAGAGCCGATGACCGCCATGACAGAGACGGGAATCCCAAAATAAGAAGCGACAAAGAGGCTGATGCGGACGGCAAACACGAAAATGAGGATGTTGCGCATAAATCGGGAACGTTCCTTTTCCGAGGACGATGAAGCGGGCATTTTGAGCGGATGATAAGTTGGATTTGTGAAGCCGATGACGGTAGTAGGGACCACTCTTGGAAGGACTTTGTAAAAACGAAGAAACAACAGCAGAACCAGGAACAACAATCCAAGCGTGGCGGGAACAAACATCATCGCCGTATGCATATACAAATCCATATGCACAATTTTCAGTGCGATTAAATTCACAATATTACTTACTCCAATGGGGGCGCTGGAAGCAGTTGCGACCAAAGCACCGGACAACAAATACGGTATTTTTTCATGGTTTTTCAATCTCATGTTATTCAGCAAGAACAGCAAAATCGGTGTCGTGATCAAAATACTGCCATCATTATTGAAGTAAACCGTCATGATAAAACACAACAGGTTGACATACCAGAACAGGCGTATGCCTGATCCTCTCGCTTTGGCAGCAAGTTTCTCCGCCATCCAGTGAAAGAATCCAAAGCTTTCCAAGACAGTGGCCATCACGATCGTTGCCATAATGGTGATGGCTGCACCGCTGATTGTTTCCGATATTTGACCCAGCTCTGAAACGGAAACACTTCCACTGAGCAAAACAAGAATCGCACCGATCGTGGCTGGAACCGCTTCATTGATCCCGCCGGGTCTCCAAAAAAGAAAGAAAAGCGTAGCCAAAAAAGAAAAAACGGTCATCCAAACCATGGGCTGAAACATGTTTTTACTCCTTTCATTCCAGCAAATTGTTTATGATGAGATACACGATGTAACCTCCTCCGTGTACACGTGTACTGGTCGGCAATTGTCGATCTCTTCCATCTATCCTTTCTATCAATCTGTACTATATGTATATGTATCCGGACAAGAAAAGCGCTGGGCACGTCCCTGTTCTTTCACAATTCCACTAAAATCTAGCAACGTCATCTCCCGTTTATCCCGTGCTTGAAAAATAGATTTGCGTGGAACCGCACAACCAAACAAAAAAAAGCACCTTACTTACAGCGAAGTAAAGTGCTTTACCTGAAGCCGTCTGAAGTCCGGGGTACCCGCCGGAAATACGCATGGGTTATTTCAAAGGCGGAAACCGATCATGGAGTACCATGGGCAGTCGTTCACTCTCCTGCCGGTTCAACGGTGATAACCGTATTCCGTCCCTGTTGTGTCCGATGAAGATCCGGTAATGATGGGAACCTTTGCTCGCGGGGATGACTTTGGGAGCGTGTTCCGATACTTTGGTTGTGCCATTCAATCCGATCGGTTGGATGCGATCGCCGGGTCAGCGCATGCCATCCCTCCGGCATGACTCAACCATACACCATCACCACTATGAACCAGGACGCCAGCATCCCCGCCAAGTCGGCCCACAATCCCACCTTGACGGCATACAGCGTGCGCCGGATGCCAACCGCACCAAAGTAAACGGTCAGCACGTACAGCGTCGTGTCCGTACTTCCCTGCATCGTGGAAGCCAGCCGCCCGAGAAACGAATCCGGCCCATATGTACGAAAGATGCTTTCAACAAATGCCAGTGAACCGGCACCACTAATCGGGCGCAACACCGCGAGCGGAATCACTTCCTTCGGGAAATGAATCCCATCCACCAATGGCGACAATAAGCGTAGGTAAAAATGAAGCGCACCTGTTTCCCGAAAAACGGAAACCGCCACCATCATTCCGACCAAGTGGGGAATGAGCTGAATCGCGGTGGGGAAGCCTTCCTTGGCCCCTTCCGTAAAACTTTCATACACCGGCACTTTGCGAAATGTGGCATACAGGGGAATGAACGCCAAAATGGCAGGCAACATCAGCTTGGACAAAAAAGAGACAACTTCGACCACTTTTTCATCCCCCCGTTTATTTGATCCAATATGTCCCAGGGCGTAACCGGTAAATCCTGTCCAATCGCTTTGCCTGTTCGCTCCACCTGCATCCTGCAAGGAAGCAGGGCCGCTCCTGGCGGAGCGCAGGACGCGAGCAAAGTACGCTGCGCTTAGCGGAAATTGCCCGCGAATTCCCATTTCTGCGCTTCCCGGATCTTCGTTCAGCCTGGCTTGGTAAGTCACTGCCGGGAAACATTGTCCCTAACGGACTTGCTCATACACATCCTAGTGACCGGACCGTTTCTCCCATTGACTGCGATAGAGGCGGTCCACCAGGATCGCCGTCAGTGTCGCGCATCCGGTTGCAAACAAGGTCGTTCCGATAATTTCCGTCGGATCGACCGATCCGTATTTCATGCGAATCCCGATAATCGTCGCCGGAATCAGCGTAAATCCGGAGGTATTCAGGGCGAGCAGGGTGCACATGGCCGGGGAAGCCGTTTTTGGGTTTGGGTTGAGCTTCTGCAATTCTTCCATCGCCTTGATGCCCATGGGGGTGGCCGCATTACCGAGACCAAACAGGTTGGCCGTCATATTGGACAAAATGTAACCCATCGCCGGATGATCCGGCGGTACCGACGGAAACAACACACGTACCAGCGGCCGCAGCAGCCGGGCCAGCTTCTCCAACAGCCCGGCGTCCTGTGCGATCCGCATCATCCCCATCCAAAACACCAAAATGCTGATCAGGCCGATACAGACGGCCACCCCTTCCTTGGCTCCCTTCAACGCGGCGGACGTGACCAGATCCAATCTCCCCTGCAGGGCGGCAGCCACCACTCCGCTGGCGATCATGAACATCCATATGTAATTAACCACTGCCCCCCGCCCCCATTCCCATCAGGTTCCGAAACACGTCCATCCATTCGGAAAAGACGGAAGGCTCGTCTTGATACCGTGTCACAAGCGGAACCGCACCGACGGGTTGGCCGTTCACCAGCACGCGGACCGTCCCCACACGCAGCCCCTCGCGATCCATTTTTTTCAGCGGATAGGAAAGCACCGGTTCGACAGATACTTGATGCCGTTCCTCCTCCGTCAACGGATAAACGAACGGTCGCTCGGCGGTCACTCGCAACACCAGCTCTCCTTTTTTCTCCCCTTTTACCGTCTGGAAGGCTTGCCCCTTTTTCACCAGCTCGACGGGATGGAAACGCTGAAATCCGTACTCCAGCAATTGCATCGAATCATTCCAGTCATCGGGTGCGTTCAACGTAACGGTCACCAACTGCCTGCCATTCCGCGTGGCGGAAGAAACCAACGTTCGACGCGCTTTTTTGGTGAATCCCGTCTTGACCCCGTCCGCGCCTTTGTAAAATCGGAGCATCTTGTTTTTGTTATACCATTTGCGGTGCCATTCTTCTCCCGGCCACGGAACGGTTTTTACCTGCGTCCTGACAATTTCCCGAAAAGTGGGGTTTTTCAACGCATAAGCGGTCAGCCGCGCCAAATCTGCAGCGGAGGAATAATGATCCGGTGCATCCAGTCCGTGCGGATTGGCGAAATGGGTGTTTTCCAATCCGAGATAGGCCGCCTTCTCATTCATCATGTAGACGAACCCTTCCACCGATCCGCCGACATGCCGGGCGATCGCCACCGCCGCATCATTGCCGGATCGGAGCATCAGGCCGTACAACAGATCCCCCATCCGAATCTGTTCACCCGCTTTCAGGTAAATCGACGAACCTTCCACACCGACCGCCTCGGGAGGAACGCTCACCTTGTCGGTGAGACGGCTGTTTTCAATCGCCACGATGGCCGTCATGATTTTGGTCAAACTGGCGATTGGCAAGCGCTCATCCGCATGTTTGGCATATAACAGTCGACCGGACTGCACATCGATCATCGCCGCCGCATAAGCACTCACCCGGGGCTCAGACGAGCCCCATCCCCAACCGAGCGAGCCGATCAGTCCGATGATCAAAAGGATAAACGCCCCACCTCTGAAATGCCGCATAACCCTCCCACCCCAACCATGGTTTGTACACATTTATATGCCGGTGGGACAGGGATATGAAAAAAGAACAACAAAAAACACCGCCCGCTTTGCCGGAAACGGTGTTTCTTCCGTTATATATCCATACGGGGAGGTTCGCATCCTCCTTGTTTGTCCCTTTTTTTCAACGTGTTTTGCACACGTTCCACCAAACCGGGTGCAAAATCGATCAAACGGTCAAACAGGTGCGTGTTGCCGTCCATATTCAATAAACGCACCCCTTTCTCCCCCACCACGAGGAACGCCACCGGCGTAATCGAAACTCCGCCGCCGCTGCCTCCTCC from Polycladomyces zharkentensis carries:
- the ccsB gene encoding c-type cytochrome biogenesis protein CcsB; translated protein: MVWEKVMENLLLCTFFLYVLASVVFVIAIVGKKWSTGEEVHVRRWSRLGIMLTIVGVLFQVMFIITRIIIGGHFPTSNMFEFASFLSFTIVLAFIVIFYMYRTVVLGAFAMPIAVIMLAYASVFPREVEPLIPALQSYWLFIHVTTTALGEGAFIVGFVAGLIYLIGAVGHERGTTGAAVLEGTLLLLVMLIGFILTSFAFSMAGYHAEIQHTFEGQQLVQVYEMPPIVGPNGGEVLRMQPFLGMTQPLFEAPSWMQGQEAARKFNSVIWSVLSGLVLYGLIRLAARRRISELLYPMVKNISLEIADEISYRAIAIGFPIFTLGGLIFAMIWAQEAWGRFWGWDPKEVWALITWLFYSAYLHLRLSRGWHGLKSSWMAVIGFVIIMLNLIVINLVIAGLHSYA
- a CDS encoding cytochrome c biogenesis protein ResB, with product MENTKCRCGHNNPVGTILCEYCGKPLEEDNDEKRPLEMRYEGKARRSQTYQTTWFDRVWNFFSSVKVAIVLILITLIASAIGTILPQERYVPSPDPAQYYVEQYGIWGEWFYKLGLSSMYDSWWYVTLLAMIGISLVVCSLDRVIPLYKALKNQQVTKDLSFISRQKVSHTLEVPEEERDALLDRLASQLQNRRFHVRREGHALLAEKGRISRWGPYINHIGLILFLFGALLRLVPGWYLDQFVWVREGEMAKVPEMPYYVKNNKAEVEFYDPKELPGKKENAQPTVKQYKSDITLMRQDPQTGRLEPVSRKMIMVNHPMEYKGLMLFQSGFQPNQPVSLQMTVTDKKTKKSVGTFTVNLYHPKESYPLQNGGTVRILNYFPDFTMEGDRPATKSEFPNRPAFVFEVITPELKQGEKSWMIAQTNLDDINRNNRYDINMTGLQVVDQSGLMVRVDKSLPVIFFGAAVCMIGLVMGFYWQHRRVWLRWHEGRLYLGAHTNKNWFGLKREVEQIAERAGLKLSLTQLGQE
- a CDS encoding pseudouridine synthase, with translation MERLQKVLAHAGVASRRKCENMILDGRVRVNGETVTELGRKVDPALDRIEVDGKPIMTERKRTFLFYKPLRVITSMSDPQGRPTVADYFREIDERVYPVGRLDYDTEGLLLMTNDGELANRLTHPKYEADKCYLATVKGHPSEEQLDQLRRGIRLEDGWTAPAQVRRVKERRNTTVLEIVIHEGRNRQVRRMCEAIGHPVVHLIRTRIAFLTLGSMKPGTYRELKPRELERLKRLLDL
- a CDS encoding DUF2642 domain-containing protein, with protein sequence MSDYQHLIGKYIDIEISGKNFCKGTLLDIGLDIIVVYNNKTQQFFYIPIVHIQRLKEATMDETLPFVSQPEIPLASESISFRKILTNAKGQFVQIYVTGNKSIHGYLTSIMNDYFVFYSPAYKTLFISMHHVKWLIPYNNQETTPYSLSHQHLPVNPTSIPLARTFEEQCKKLENHIVVIDGGDNSEKIGLVQKVGNNRLALVTAERETVYWNLQHIKTIHLP
- a CDS encoding arsenic transporter: MFQPMVWMTVFSFLATLFFLFWRPGGINEAVPATIGAILVLLSGSVSVSELGQISETISGAAITIMATIVMATVLESFGFFHWMAEKLAAKARGSGIRLFWYVNLLCFIMTVYFNNDGSILITTPILLFLLNNMRLKNHEKIPYLLSGALVATASSAPIGVSNIVNLIALKIVHMDLYMHTAMMFVPATLGLLFLVLLLFLRFYKVLPRVVPTTVIGFTNPTYHPLKMPASSSSEKERSRFMRNILIFVFAVRISLFVASYFGIPVSVMAVIGSLILLGWRWIYFKISPTDMLKKTPWYIFIFAFSMYVIIYGLHNIGLTKWLIHFMQPMVSGSLLHASVMMGVLLSLLSNIFNNHPALMVGTLTLTNMHLDPLTLKISYLANVIGSDMGSLLLPIGTLATLMWMHIVKRGKVKITWGQYVKITLLVVPPATLVTLVVLYYWVSWLF
- a CDS encoding spore maturation protein; its protein translation is MVEVVSFLSKLMLPAILAFIPLYATFRKVPVYESFTEGAKEGFPTAIQLIPHLVGMMVAVSVFRETGALHFYLRLLSPLVDGIHFPKEVIPLAVLRPISGAGSLAFVESIFRTYGPDSFLGRLASTMQGSTDTTLYVLTVYFGAVGIRRTLYAVKVGLWADLAGMLASWFIVVMVYG
- a CDS encoding nucleoside recognition domain-containing protein, whose product is MVNYIWMFMIASGVVAAALQGRLDLVTSAALKGAKEGVAVCIGLISILVFWMGMMRIAQDAGLLEKLARLLRPLVRVLFPSVPPDHPAMGYILSNMTANLFGLGNAATPMGIKAMEELQKLNPNPKTASPAMCTLLALNTSGFTLIPATIIGIRMKYGSVDPTEIIGTTLFATGCATLTAILVDRLYRSQWEKRSGH
- a CDS encoding D-alanyl-D-alanine carboxypeptidase family protein, which codes for MRHFRGGAFILLIIGLIGSLGWGWGSSEPRVSAYAAAMIDVQSGRLLYAKHADERLPIASLTKIMTAIVAIENSRLTDKVSVPPEAVGVEGSSIYLKAGEQIRMGDLLYGLMLRSGNDAAVAIARHVGGSVEGFVYMMNEKAAYLGLENTHFANPHGLDAPDHYSSAADLARLTAYALKNPTFREIVRTQVKTVPWPGEEWHRKWYNKNKMLRFYKGADGVKTGFTKKARRTLVSSATRNGRQLVTVTLNAPDDWNDSMQLLEYGFQRFHPVELVKKGQAFQTVKGEKKGELVLRVTAERPFVYPLTEEERHQVSVEPVLSYPLKKMDREGLRVGTVRVLVNGQPVGAVPLVTRYQDEPSVFSEWMDVFRNLMGMGAGGSG